Below is a genomic region from Sorghum bicolor cultivar BTx623 chromosome 9, Sorghum_bicolor_NCBIv3, whole genome shotgun sequence.
TAGAAGATGGTAATAGCAAGCTGTTGAGACTTGAGAGATAAATGTTCATAGACATACCTTATTTAACCCATGAGTTACTGTCGCGAGGATAGGCAACGGATCTGACAACAGATTTTGCTCAACCTGTAGAACAGCTGATCTGTACACAGACAGAATCTCTGTAATACCATTGGCAATTGCCCTCCTGTACACACTCCCTTTTCTCACTTTCCCCTTCTGAGTTTTATCAGAATGAGGTGATGAAACATCTACGGAAGACTGAATCCAGCTCAGGTCACGAGACTCAGTTGCAAAGCGGTTCAGTTCTCTGTAGTAAAATCCCAGAGATATGAGCCTCTCAATAGCAGTCCTGCAGAATAAAAGCCATTTAGCATAGCCATCTAGTGAAGTTCAAAGCCTCCAACTAGGTAAATCATGTTATATATTCATTACAATGCTAGACGCACTAGCATATTCACAAAGACATCTGAACAGAGTGAAGTTCAGAGCCCCTGAAGGTGAATTCTAGTGgagttaagtatcaattttgcaAGTGTATCCAGTGGTGCGTTTTCCATTTGTCAGGCATAAAAAAGGGAAACCTTATTCCTGAACATAGACGTTTTATAAGTACTGATTTTATCATTACCATGAAATTTCTGCCCTTCTAATGAGATAATGGCAAAATGCAGACAGTATAACATCAGACTGATCGACTCAATCAGTGTATTGATTGCATAGCAAATTTCGCAAATGTTTACTatgatttaaaatttaaataggATGTGGCTGCCAGCGATAATTCCAAGAGCAATTAAACCTCAAACGAAGAAATTCTGCTTAGGAATGCACAAGAACCAACAATACATGTAAAATTCTGCATGAATTTCTCAAGAACTCGGTGGCACCCGACCACACCAAACTCCGTATGCCTCCACACCAGCACAAAGATCCCATCCCCACGCAGATCACGGACGCCACAGCACGGCCACAGATTCGCGTCCGCGGGCGAGTGCAGGCGTTTTCCCTTACCTCTCTGACGGCTGGAGGAAGGTGAGGTCCGGCGCGAGGCGGAAGGCGGGGCCCACCTCGCCGTCTCCGTCGCCGTCTCCATCCCCGCCGGCTTCCTGGgacgcggcgcggcggcgcggcggggaGGCGTCGAGGACGAAGTCGCCGGTGAATCCGAGCAGCGCGAGGAGGAGCTCGTGCAGCATCGCGGCGGCTCGGTGCCCCCCGCGGCGGGGGTTTCACTAGGGTTTCCGCTCCGCGAGATCGCGAGGAGAGAGTGATGGGGGATAGtgggagaagagaagagaaggaaaAGGGCGGGGACGGCGGAATTTAGTTCGTTTCCATGGatttttgaaaaattataaCCGTTCTGCTATGATGCGGTTAATTACTCCGtagtcaaaaaaaaagagaaatttcaaatttagaaTTGgtcattttaaaaaataatcaaaTTTATAAAAGAAACAATATCAGCAGTTATATCttcgaatttttttttttttgaatcatATATGTTGGTATTTTTTATAACTTTGGTTAAACTAATTCTTTTTGCTTCTCTGAAAACGAGAATTTGCTTCTTTTTTAGAAAAAGCATCAAATGCACTGTAACAACATAGACATACATGATGCATTTGTAATCTTGTGAAAATAAATACACGAGCTCGTGTAACACAAGGGCGCATGTCTTTCatcaaaaacaaaaatgctattgaGCTCAACCTCGCTAAAAATTGTCATGTGCTATTTGGCACAGCTTATTCTCACAAAACGGTTCTGACGTTTAGGAAACATATATCTTGCAccgtagcaaaaaaaaaaaatgtctcTCTTTGAATGAACTAGGAGCCAATAAAATCAGTATTTCTAGCTTCGATCGCTCCAATTTCTGCGGAGAAGCTAAAAGCAAAAGAAGTCCTACCAGATAGGGCCTTAAATTCAACAATCTTCATGTGCCAATTTAGCTGTGCCTTTTTGTCAATAATAACGTAAAGAGATGGTCCCATGGACACTTTGCACTGAAAGTACTGCTCCTTCCATGCTAAATCATAAATCATTTTACCTTTGTCTAGAGACGTGCACCTAAATATACGTGATGTCCACATATATGCAATAAAAACAATATACGTGAGAGTATTTTGTGCTATATCCTTGGCGATTCCAATCAGGTTACCTTGGTCGACACTACTAATGTCTGCATCTCACAGCATTTCAACATTTTACAATGCTAACACGACGAATGCCACCAACTGCAAATCGATGGTAAGAGTGTTCAaccaaatttttattttattttgttgGAAACAGCTTGAAAGATAGGTTTTCACATGTTATGATTATCATACGAACACGAACCATATACTGTTCAACAGGTTCCATGCAACGGAAATGTAATCATTTGATATCCGTCGATCAGCAGAATTGCAGCATAACAAATCATGTCACATTTCGAAGCTCCGAACATCCCAACTTGATTTCAAATATGTACGAGATGGAATTCACATAAACCAAATCAAAATATCCTCTCAGCCGGATCATTTCCTGTTTCTGGCCCCTCGAACATTGTCCCAAAGTTTTACGGCGCAACCCGGCTTAACTTTAATACAATGGGTTTCCCATCGTTTCTTACAAGCAACTCGGATTTCAAATTAACTTGGATTCTCAGCTCAGCAGCGAGGGTCTACATCCGCGGTGAGTGCATTTGCCGATACGAAGACCCCTCGGGCGATCTATGTTCAGGGGACGACCTGCCGACGCCGAGCCATTGCCCAAACAGCCTCCTTGGCGCGGATGTAGGCTCTGATGTGCTATGAGACTGCTGCTGTGAGGTCCACCAGCTTGTCTCGCAGTCCACAGGCATCAACGGGTATGGGGCGAATCGGTCACGCTCCCAGGCGTAGAACCGGCTTCCTCCCACATCATCAGTCTCCATCGAGCTATGGCCAGATGAACCCGGcgggaacaaggaaaaggtaggGTTCTCTGGTAGAGGTGTTGGGGCAGGTCGCATGCCTCCTGACCTATGCGCCCCAGCAAATAGGCTCGATGATGAATTCTGTTGGTACTGTTCGCTGATGCTGCCATGAGCCCTCATGAATTGAGGCATCAGAGGAGGAACACTGGGAGGTCTAGATCTGGAACCAGACCTGCAAACAAGAAAATTATTATAACAGCAGTATTCACAGCAATGAATAAGATGCTAGACTATGGAAATAGTCATAGTTGATGTTGTAATAATATAGCTTTTGTTCTAGATTTATTCTCCCAACCTATTATGTCAGTAAAGGTTAAACAAAGGGAGACTGAGTAATGCTGTCGAAGCAAAGACACTAACCTAACATTGAGAAATATGCGCAATAATTTTTTTAACAATATTTACAGGTGATATATGCTAAGAGACCCAGGTTTTCACTGTTTGTTTAGATTCATTTTACTAAAAAAAGGTGCATCTTCTCAGAGTACAATGCATGAATTCAGAATTTCATATTTTCATAGCAAAGTCATAGCATAACTCACGAGAGATAAGTATTATTTACCCATTACTGAAGTAAGACGGAGAAACAACAGATGCTCGACGTTGGCTATCACCATCAACCCGTGCAGCCCTTGTTCCAAAAGGGATTCCTGGCTGCTCGTTATTACTGTTGGGTTGAGCATAAGAATGGGGCACGTGTGCCCAATGGCTATGATGGAAATCAGCAGGTTGCATTGTTTGCATGGGCCTAACATCTGATGGCCCAGCCATGGGGTTCCAATGATCATGGTATGCAGGACGATCCATAGTCCTCTCAGGGACATGGGAGCTTGACGATGACGTCAGTGGTGGAAGAGGATGCAAGTATGCCACATAGGGGCAAGGATGAGTTGTCCCTGGTGCAGCAGATACAGCTACTTGCTCCGTAAATACATGTTGTCCCATGAAGTCATGAACTGCAAAAACCAATATCCAAACGTGTTCAATATAATTCCAATTTTACTACATATTGCTCAATGCAAATCAGAACTTACATGTAATTGGAGGTGATGATTCTCCTTCCCTGACAGAAAAAGGGAAGGTGTAAGTGAATAGTACTAATTTTTCCATAACAGGTAACAGGAAAAGAGTGGGATTCACAGCAAGAGAACAGATAGACAGGTTTGTTGATAAATCAGATATAATCGTAGGAGATAACTGGAACAGACACGTTAAATGTACCGATTCCATATTGCCAGTGCTTGATACATGATTTTCAACCAAGCACTGGTCAAACTAGCAGGTGTGGAATCTGGCAATACATTATTGTAGATCGTTCAGGATTGCATATCAACACAGATAATCAAGTTTCCCGCTGAGTATCCTCCATGAGAATTTCCTTCTATTACACATGAAGCACTATGGCAAATTGGCAATATGGATTGTCAATCATTACTTGAACTATACTTCTCAGGGGGGAAAAGGGGCCACGTATACTCTATCTTGGCAAGAATGCCACTATAGacattgccaaaaaaaaaatcattattGCAGATTGTTCAGGTCTTCAGGATTGCATTCAACACAAATAATCAAGTTTCCCGCTTAAAAAAAATAGCTGGGTTGCCCTGCATCAGTTTTTCTCGCATGGTTACAACTAGAAAATAAACTATCGATACTACTGGGTCTTATGATTGGCTCACTTGTTTTCTTCAATACACCCTACGTAAGTAAAGCACCTATTATCACCATCCGCACAAATGAGTGATTTTAGTTGAACAAATGATGAGCCATGTGTATGAATCTATAACAAGGTACAGGTAGGTAGGTAAATATTGTGGCTTGTATGTTAAACCTACTGGCCCGCAATCAATTAGATAGATGAAACTGTGTGCATGGAATCCTTGAACAGAATGTTAAACAAGAGTCAAAAATAATCATGCGAAGCAGAACATACTCGAATAAAGATGGAAGTTGTGCTAAGCGACCAAATGGACACCAATGGAAGCGAAGTGGCTGCACAAAACAGAAATATAAAATTATCAGGATAATCATGCACAAGAACTGCCTCTGCAAGTAAAACAATGCCAGCAAATGAGGAATCGACAAAAATAAACTAAACTAGGGTGGTTTATTAGAGTAAAGCAAACTAGGATTTATATGAGCCGCATAAATGTTTTAAAGAAAAGGCACAAGGAACCATAAACATGCATGATAATAATAATTATCTAAAGAAGGGACAGTGTTTGTCCCAGGATTATTCATTTAGCAAGAACATTGCTGAATTAACTCAGGCATTGCTTCAAAAACACTGAATATGCTACATAAAGCTCTTGATCTTAGATTCTTAGTAGAAGTCGCTGAATAAAGGTTCATGTAGCATAACAAGTACACCAAAAGAAAAGTATGATCAGTTCCACCATTTGCATGTTGGCATAAGGAATCATATCAAGCATCAGCAGTACACATTGAAATATAGGAAAATCCAGTAGAAAAAGGCATGTAGCCAACACAAAAAACTAACAAGAAGTCAAGCCTCTTTAACAAGCACAGATAATTTAAGAGTATAGTTGATACAGTCACATACCATTTCTGAGTAGCTAACATCATAAAGGTCTTCATCATGGGCCCACTCATCCATGCTAACATCATGTGCAGATCGGGAACCATTTGCATAAAGCCAATTCCCTTTCTCAATTTTGCGGCAGTTGGGGCATTGCATAACCCCTTTGGCATTAAATGCTGATCCAATGCAATCTGGGGGGAAAACTTATACTTAGCATACCGAAGATTATCAAGCAAAGAAAATTCAGAGCACTGCTTTGATCCTGATTAGTTCACACAATAGTAGGTTATTAAGACAGGCAGACAGCATAATAGGTAATAAAGTAAACTAGCACAACTTCACACCAAATAAGCACGCATTCCTTGAGAAGAACTATTCTCCATCAGCAATTCAGCATCTAATCTCACTACAGTGACTGTCTATGTGGGGCAGCATGGTGACCAGAGGGGGGGGGGCGCAATTACCGCAGCCAGATTTGGTCAGCAAAGGAGCAGCATGCGGATCAGCATGCAGCGAAGGCAAGATTTAGGGGAGTTATGGAGTTTATTTCCCTTTATTTAGCAGGCCAAGTGCCTATATAATCCATGTACCAGCCCTCATTTGAATCAAGCAATGAAGAACAAACAATCCAATTCCCAATTCCCATAAACACTCTAGTCTCCCTCCACGCCGACTTTGCCCAGCCATCTTCCTGGCAATAGTTATCCTCCCTATCCCCAAATGAACTAAGGTTCATAACAGTGACATCGCAAACCAGAAATTACTTGCTAAAGAACAGCAAATTGTATATTCAAAGACCAGGCAGATGCCGCATCGAACGCCTTGGAAAAGTAATACTCATTTTTATCTCCCATAACTTAATTTATCAAGTCAGACATTTCAAATCAAGATTAGATACCCAATATGTGTGGTCTTTTGTAAGTGGCATACCAGCTAAAGAATTAATGATATACAGAGTATTTTGCTAAAGCATTTATAGATTTGTCAAGGTCAGCTTCATTACATAATATAGATTTTATTGAACTTCAACAGTACTTTGCTAAAGGATTTACACATTTTGTCAGGGTCAACCAACCCCAATAAACTCCCTAAATTCGCCCCTGGATATACCTGAAAGCATGTTGCAATATCATGGGTTGTCGAAATTTTAATCTCTATTTGAAGACCATATTTAGAAAAATAGGCATAAACATTCAGAAGCATCTAAAACCACCCTCAATCTATTACAAATGCTGTGGATAACTGAGAGAAAGCAATATTTCATCAGAAAACCACTATCAGAACTCAACTACAACCATATGGATACTCAattataatttatatttgtgACTCGAGGGAATGTTGAGCTAAAAACAAAACTGAGGAAGATCAATACCACTAAAATTAAGTCTAGTGAGTAGTATACAGTATATACAAGACACACATGGCTCCATTCATCAAGATAACAGCTAAATATTTGTAAAGACTAGACACAAATTCTTTTGAGTGCGCTAGATATTAGTCAAATGTCCCTACATATCAGGAAGGATTTTACCTGAATCTCTATAGTCTATATATCCAAGCAACCCCTAAGGGTAAGTTAATCACAAACCTGCAAAGTTCCTCTAATCCTCTTACTGATCATATTAAAACAGATGACAGCCTAGTATTTACTAAAGATTTAAATTGCATATAATTATAAACCTAGCATAAAAAGGAATATAATAGGTGGGGACATGAGATTAAATTCATTACAGCAGACAACAAGGACTGTCCAATGAGATCATCAAGTTGACAACTCCTCAAATTTGTGTCATTTTTAGTTTTTCCCAAGTTTCAATATTTGCATTTGAAATGTGCTTAAATCCCTTTGAAGAACCAGCAAGCTCCAAAATCCAAATATATACTAAAGTTACAATAAAATTGCTCTCGGCCCCAAAATTTCTAGGAGAACTCCCCATTGCTCACCTCAAAGCAATGTTTTCAAGGCGTCGCTTAAGCGCCAAGGCGCTGCACACACGACGCCATAGCAGACAACTCGCCTTAGATTCCACACTAGTGAGTGGGAGAGCGGGAGGGAGAAAGCAGGCGCGCAGAAGATTCCACAGCAGTGAGCGGGAGAGCAGGAGGGGAACCAGAAGCTGCAGCTCGCCTGCGCTCACGGGAGAAATTGTCGACCGACCACCGTCGAGCCGTGTGGCCGCCTGTGCAGGCCGCGGCAAGGAGCGGCCGCCTGCAGGCCACGGCCATCTTCCCCCAATCGGTACTGGCCTGCAGCATCCCGCTTCCTCTGTTCCTCTTCctccagagagagagagagagaggtgggtGGAAGCAGAGGCGGAACGGGAGGGAAGAGACCGAGATGGGTGGAGGCGGAAGTCAAAACAGAGTTGCGGCAGCGGGCAGTGCAGGAGAGAGATGAAGACACGCGCTAGGGCTACGAGGGTGAGGGGCACATGGGCTGCTTGGTGCACGTGGGCTGGGCCAGACCACTTATTACTCCtccttcctttttctttttttcctttccttttttcTTTATCATCTATATACTGCTCTGAGCTGCTATTTTAAAATTTCCTTTAGTCGGCAAGGCGTCGCCTCGCCTTACGCCTTACTCGCTTAAGCGTAAGGCGGTAATCACTCGCCACGCCTCACCTTACTGCCTTGAAAACATTGCCTCAAAGTCACGCCAAACAGGCTCAACTTATACCATAAACAAACGCAGATACACTTCCGATTTTTTAAAGAGGTAGACAAAAACCACATAAAAGTTACACAAATCTTGCAATAACCACCTGGTGTACTTGCCCAAACCATCCTCCTAACGTTAAATTGTTCCAAAAAATTGGGGCATTTTATCAAGTAGACTAATAGAGCACAAAATTGCTTTTGTTACACAAAGAAAAACAGACATTAGGAACATTGACCTAAAATTCAGAACCGGGTACACTCCCAAATCATCCTCAGGCATCAAATCTAGCTCACAAACAGTACCTACATATGGAACCAGCTAAAAGTAGCAAAAATTCAACCACGAAACCTGTTCATGCAACAAAAGCATATGCCTATATAGCTGAAAAGATCCGACCTTTAGAACTTCTAGCCCAAAATTCAGCACGGAGGCAGCTATAAATTGTGAAACAATCCTAATTCCGCAAAATCAAACCATTTATTCACGAATTTGGCCACATTTAAGGGTCCCCACATCCAATTTGCTTGTCCTGCCCAAAAATAGCACCTACCCTTAATTGAACCACAAGCAACAAAACAATCCACCGACAGATCCAGGGGCAATTTACCTAGGTGGAACTCGTGGCCGCAGTGCAGCCTGGCGGTGGACCTCTCCCCGGCGCCGGCGAGCACGGCGTCGAGGCAGATCGAGCAGGACACCGCCGCGGccttgtcctccttgccgcccgCCGCGGCCTCCTCCGCCGGCGCCCCggcggccgtcgccgccgcAGGCTCCTTGGGCTCCGCCGCACCGACGCCCATCCCCTCCTCCCCCCCTCCCTTCCTCTCCTCCTCACCAACCGCGGGATTTCTTGGCCGGACCGGATCCCAGCAAATCCGAGCCGGGCCAAGGCTGGACGGAGCTCGGAACGGCCGCCCCCagagacggcgacggcgaggctgGCACCTCCCCGTGCCTCGGGGATCGCGCGCGCGCCCTCGGGGTGCTCGCGCCCTGTCCAATCGCGAGGAGAGCGCCTCCCTCCTGTGTCCctctctttttctctctttct
It encodes:
- the LOC8069529 gene encoding uncharacterized protein LOC8069529, producing the protein MGVGAAEPKEPAAATAAGAPAEEAAAGGKEDKAAAVSCSICLDAVLAGAGERSTARLHCGHEFHLDCIGSAFNAKGVMQCPNCRKIEKGNWLYANGSRSAHDVSMDEWAHDEDLYDVSYSEMPLRFHWCPFGRLAQLPSLFEEGESSPPITFHDFMGQHVFTEQVAVSAAPGTTHPCPYVAYLHPLPPLTSSSSSHVPERTMDRPAYHDHWNPMAGPSDVRPMQTMQPADFHHSHWAHVPHSYAQPNSNNEQPGIPFGTRAARVDGDSQRRASVVSPSYFSNGSGSRSRPPSVPPLMPQFMRAHGSISEQYQQNSSSSLFAGAHRSGGMRPAPTPLPENPTFSLFPPGSSGHSSMETDDVGGSRFYAWERDRFAPYPLMPVDCETSWWTSQQQSHSTSEPTSAPRRLFGQWLGVGRSSPEHRSPEGSSYRQMHSPRM